A genomic segment from Panulirus ornatus isolate Po-2019 chromosome 7, ASM3632096v1, whole genome shotgun sequence encodes:
- the LOC139749295 gene encoding uncharacterized protein, with protein sequence MDEQLMKERTIAKRKFTRKVNLLKEAQGRDDCLEVLRGIYDNVCKQFLDSEKINEQLAESLDTKKSNYDVLINELDTYITDIERTKIQAHAIIAKVTKKDKASVNEMHKVRMQRLTPPHFDGKIRDYPTFCKDYERLMKSVYEDDPYVLRSCLSGEALEVVHGVDDSFDSMMKRLDARYGNPARLVQSVLNDIKTLKPIPEDNPQKFMDMVSIVERASLDLEKVNLSEEMNTVTMVSHIEKLLPPMQKREWTKILQTLKDKSKMFEELLKYLLKEKQALEYMNDDIRATNPNSKVHVHSVNLDSETDVFTTAITQLHGKQSKMEECLVHLSKQISMLTGNMSGVESQRPVECWYHGTDTHDITQCTVFQKLNSKEKIDAVYRMGACFLCLQLGHRGRQCSQKSLCGECGRGHHQILHNCFGKEQGYINSSLSPKRGVLLIISSVYGNTRPITTLWDSASNTSLITDRMAKFMGLKGRSINLAVTKVGNDYHKFETLEYDVPLNDFQGQTHVIKACGISEITSETGQVDMGSVADLLGVQAKNIERPYGKIDLLIAADYCKLFPSVVKTVGNLQLLWGPFGYCIRGSHPRLKVKGVDSAHVLVRINHIAACTVNDLVVESKASVTRRLDDFFSVENLGTCCIPKCGNCKCGKCPLGSNKYSLKEERELSLITQGLIHDSKTSQWTASYPWIKSPKTLPNNFTACMGRLRATEKRLAKRGVAYAKEYSDQISDMVERGVARKLTTDEIKDYQGPVHYNPHHEILRPDSKSTPIRIVFNSSASYMGHVLNDYYAKGPDMLCDLFGILLRFRQSPVAIVGDISKMYNSVLLSEADKMTHRFLWRDMNTTREPDHYCLQTVTFGDRPSGVIAMTALHKTAEMLKDKYPETAAMIINNSYVDDILHSCESAEEALERMKTTEEILKRGGFQMKQWVMSGSHDMTEDSKIIATEVEKVLGMIWEPKKDQFSYKVRITFLQNARRSALVLT encoded by the coding sequence atggatgaacagctgatgaAGGAGCGGACCATCGCCAAACGCAAGTTTACTAGGAAGGTCAACTTGTTAAAGGAGGCGCAAGGCCGGGATGACTGCTTGGAAGTGTTACGAGGTATTTATGATAACGTGTGCAAACAGTTCCTTGATAGTGAAAAAATTAATGAGCAGTTAGCTGAGTCTCTTGATACAAAGAAATCAAATTATGATGTGCTCATTAATGAACTTGATACTTATATCACTGATATTGAAAGGACAAAAATTCAGGCTCATGCAATAATAGCTAAAGTAACAAAGAAAGACAAAGCCAGTGTTAACGAAATGCACAAAGTGAGAATGCAGCGGTTAACTCCACCACATTTTGATGGCAAGATTCGTGATTATCCCACATTCTGTAAAGACTAtgaaagattaatgaaatcaGTATATGAAGATGATCCATATGTGTTGCGATCCTGTCTGTCGGGGGAGGCATTGGAGGTAGTTCACGGGGTGGATGACTCTTTTGATTCCATGATGAAAAGGTTGGATGCCAGGTATGGCAATCCAGCAAGACTAGTGCAGTCAGTCTTGAATGACATAAAGACATTAAAACCAATACCCGAGGACAATCCACAGAAATTCATGGATATGgtgagcatagttgagagagcctCTTTAGATTTAGAGAAAGTTAATTTGTCTGAAGAGATGAATACTGTTACTATGGTCAGTCATATAGAAAAGCTTCTCCCACCAATGCAGAAAAGAGAGTGGACTAAAATTTTGCAAACTCTAAAGgataaaagtaaaatgtttgaggagttACTGAAATATTTGTTGAAAGAGAAACAAGCACTAGAATACATGAATGATGACATTAGGGCAACTAACCCTAATAGTAAAGTGCATGTACACTCAGTGAACCTAGACAGTGAAACTGACGTATTCACTACAGCCATAACCCAGCTTCATGGAAAACAAAGCAAGATGGAGGAGTGTTTAGTTCATTTATCTAAGCAAATCTCTATGTTAACTGGAAATATGTCTGGAGTAGAGTCTCAAAGACCAGTTGAATGTTGGTACCATGGCACAGATACACATGATATTACTCAATGTACGGTGTTTCAAAAACTTAACAGCAAGGAGAAGATTGATGCCGTATATAGGATGGGTGCCTGCTTCCTTTGTTTACAGTTAGGTCACAGGGGCCGTCAATGTTCACAGAAATCTTTATGTGGTGAATGTGGGAGAGGCCACCATCAGATTCTCCATAATTGTTTTGGTAAAGAGCAGGGATACATAAACAGCAGTTTGTCACCAAAAAGGGGCGTTTTGTTAATAATAAGTTCAGTTTATGGTAACACACGACCCATAACTACCCTCTGGGACTCTGCTAGCAATACGTCACTCATAACTGATCGTATGGCAAAATTTATGGGCTTAAAAGGGAGAAGCATAAATTTGGCTGTTACTAAAGTAGGAAATGACTATCACAAATTTGAAACATTGGAATATGATGTTCCTCTTAATGATTTTCAAGGCCAAACTCATGTAATCAAAGCTTGTGGAATCTCAGAAATTACCTCAGAAACAGGACAGGTGGATATGGGTAGCGTGGCAGATTTACTAGGAGTACAAGCTAAGAACATTGAACGTCCATATGGCAAAATTGATCTGTTGATCGCCGCTGATTACTGCAAATTATTCCCATCTGTGGTTAAAACTGTAGGTAACCTCCAACTATTGTGGGGACCATTTGGATACTGTATTAGAGGTTCGCACCCTAGATTAAAGGTGAAAGGTGTCGACTCTGCTCATGTTCTTGTTAGGATTAATCACATTGCTGCATGTACGGTAAATGATTtagttgttgaatcaaaagccAGTGTTACGAGAAGGCTTGATGACTTCTTCTCTGTAGAAAATCTGGGGACATGTTGCATTCCAAAATGTGGCAACTGCAAATGTGGAAAGTGTCCCCTTGGAAGTAACAAATATAGTCttaaagaagaaagggaattgtcTCTAATAACACAAGGTTTAATACATGACTCAAAAACAAGTCAATGGACAGCTTCCTATCCATGGATAAAATCGCCAAAGACCTTGCCAAATAACTTCACAGCCTGCATGGGCAGACTTAGAGCTACAGAAAAGAGATTAGCAAAAAGAGGAGTTGCATATGCAAAGGAATATAGTGATCAGATCAGTGACATGGTGGAGCGAGGTGTAGCTCGAAAATTGACTACAGATGAAATCAAGGACTATCAGGGCCCAGTACACTACAACCCtcatcatgaaatattaagaCCAGACTCTAAATCAACTCCCATCAGAATAGTGTTTAATTCTTCTGCCTCATACATGGGACACGTCTTGAATGACTATTATGCCAAGGGGCCTGATATGCTGTGTGATCTTTTTGGCATATTGCTTAGGTTTCGTCAGAGTCCGGTAGCAATTGTGGGAGATATCAGTAAAATGTATAATTCTGTACTCCTCTCTGAAGCGGATAAAATGACCCACCGGTTCTTGTGGCGAGATATGAACACTACCAGGGAGCCTGACCATTATTGTTTACAGACGGTAACTTTCGGTGACAGACCCAGTGGAGTGATTGCCATGACAGCCCTCCATAAAACTGCCGAAATGCTCAAAGACAAGTACCCGGAAACAGCTGCCATGATCATTAATAACTCGTATGTGGATGACAttcttcattcatgtgaaagtgcaGAGGAAGCCCTTGAAAGAATGAAAACGACCGAAGAGATCCTTAAAAGAGGAGGATTCCAGATGAAACAATGGGTAATGTCTGGAAGCCATGATATGACAGAAGATTCTAAGATAATTGCTACTGAGGTTGAAAAGGTACTAGGGATGATTTGGGAACCAAAGAAAGATCAATTCTCTTACAAAGTAAGGATAACTTTTCTACAAAACGCAAGAAGATCCGCACTGGTCCTGACCTAA
- the LOC139749296 gene encoding uncharacterized protein, with amino-acid sequence MHKVRMQRLTLQHFDGKIRDYPTFCKDYERLMKSVYEDDPYVLRSCLSGEALEVLHGVDDSFDSMMKRLDARYGNPARLVQSVLNDIKTLKPIPEDNPRKFMNMVSIVERTSLDLEKVNLSEEMNTGTMVSHIEKLLPPMQKRESTKILQTLKDTSKMFEELLKYLLKETQELEYMNDDIRATNPNSKVHVHSVNLDRETDVFTTAITQLHGKQSKMEECLVNLSKQISMLTGNMTGVESQTPVECCYHGTDTHDITQCTVFQKLKNNEKIDAVYRMGDCFLCLQLGHRGRRQCSQKSLCGECGRGHHQILHNCFGKEQGYINSSLSPKRGVLLIISSVYGNTRPITTLWDSGSNTSLITDRMAKFMGLKGRSINLAVTKVGNDNHKFETLEYDVPLNDFQGQTHVIKACGISEITSETGQVDMGSVADLLGVQAKNIERPYGKIDLLIGADYCKLFPSVVKTVDNLQLLWGPFGYYIIGSHPRLKVKGVDSPHVLVRINHIAACTVNDLVVESKASVTRRLDDFSVENMGTCCIPKCGNCKCGKCPLGSNKYSLKEERELSLIT; translated from the coding sequence ATGCACAAAGTGAGAATGCAGCGGTTAACTCTACAACATTTTGATGGCAAGATTCGTGATTATCCCACATTCTGTAAAGACTAtgaaagattaatgaaatcaGTATATGAAGATGATCCATATGTGTTGCGATCCTGTCTGTCGGGGGAGGCATTGGAGGTACTTCACGGGGTGGATGACTCTTTTGATTCCATGATGAAAAGGTTGGATGCCAGGTATGGCAATCCAGCAAGACTAGTGCAGTCAGTCTTGAATGATATAAAGACATTAAAACCAATACCCGAGGACAATCCACGGAAATTCATGAATATGGTGAGCATAGTTGAGAGAACCTCTTTAGATTTAGAGAAAGTTAATTTGTCTGAAGAGATGAACACTGGTACTATGGTCAGTCATATAGAAAAGCTTCTCCCACCAATGCAGAAAAGAGAGTCGACTAAAATTTTGCAAACTCTAAAGGATacaagtaaaatgtttgaggagttACTGAAATATTTGTTGAAAGAGACACAAGAACTAGAATACATGAATGATGACATTAGGGCAACTAACCCTAATAGTAAAGTGCATGTACACTCAGTGAACCTAGACAGGGAAACTGACGTATTCACTACAGCTATAACCCAGCTTCATGGAAAACAAAGCAAGATGGAGGAGTGTTTAGTTAATTTATCTAAGCAAATCTCTATGTTAACTGGAAATATGACTGGAGTAGAGTCTCAAACACCAGTTGAATGTTGTTACCATGGCACAGATACACATGATATTACTCAATGTACggtgtttcaaaaacttaaaaacaATGAGAAGATTGATGCCGTATATAGGATGGGTGACTGCTTCCTTTGTTTACAGTTAGGTCACAGGGGCCGCCGTCAATGTTCTCAGAAATCTTTATGTGGTGAATGTGGGAGAGGCCACCATCAGATTCTCCATAATTGTTTTGGTAAAGAGCAGGGATACATAAACAGCAGTTTGTCCCCAAAAAGGGGTGTTTTGTTAATAATAAGTTCAGTTTATGGCAACACACGACCCATAACTACCCTCTGGGACTCTGGTAGCAATACGTCACTCATAACTGATCGTATGGCAAAATTTATGGGCTTAAAAGGGAGAAGCATAAATTTGGCTGTTACTAAAGTAGGAAATGACAATCACAAATTTGAAACATTGGAATATGATGTTCCTCTTAATGATTTTCAAGGCCAAACTCATGTAATCAAAGCTTGTGGAATCTCAGAAATTACCTCCGAAACAGGACAGGTGGATATGGGTAGCGTGGCAGATTTACTAGGAGTACAAGCTAAGAACATTGAACGTCCATATGGCAAAATTGATCTGTTGATCGGTGCTGATTACTGCAAATTATTCCCATCTGTGGTTAAAACTGTAGATAACCTCCAACTATTGTGGGGACCATTTGGATACTATATTATAGGTTCGCACCCTAGATTAAAGGTGAAAGGTGTCGACTCTCCTCATGTTCTTGTTAGGATTAATCACATTGCTGCATGTACGGTAAATGATTtagttgttgaatcaaaagccAGTGTTACGAGAAGGCTTGATGACTTCTCTGTAGAAAATATGGGGACATGTTGCATTCCAAAATGTGGCAACTGCAAATGTGGAAAGTGTCCCCTTGGAAGTAACAAATATAGTCttaaagaagaaagggaattgtcTCTAATAACATAA
- the LOC139749293 gene encoding uncharacterized protein codes for MDEQLMKERTIAKRKFTRKVNLLKEAQGRDDRLEVLRGIYDDVCKQFLEIEKINEQLAESLDTKKSNYDVLINELDTYITDIERTKIQAHAIIAKVTKKDKASVDEMHKVRMQRLTPPHFDGKIRDYPTFCKDYERLMKSVYEDDPYVLRSCLSGEALEVVHGVDDSFDSMMKRLDARYGNPARLVQSVLNDIKTLKPIPEDNPRKFMDMVSIVERASLDLEKVNLSEEMNTVTMVSHIEKLLPPMQKREWTKILQTLKDKSKMFEELLKYLLKEKQALEYMNDDIRATNPNSKVHVHSVNLDSETDVFTTAITQLHGKQSKMEECLVHLSKQISMLTGNMSGVESQRPVECWYHGTDTHDITQCTVFQKLKSKEKIDAVYRMGACFLCLQLGHRGRRQCSQKSLCGECGRGHHQILHNCFGKEQGYINSSLSPKRGVLLIISSVYGNTRPITTLWDSGSNTSLITDRIAKFMGLKGRSINLAVTKVGNDYHKFETLEYDVPLNDFQGQTHVIKACGIAEITSETEQVDMGSMADLLGVQAKNIERPYGKIDLLIAADYCKLFPSVVKTVGNLQLLWGPFGYCIRGSHPRLKVKGVDSAHVLVRINHIAACTVNDLVVESKASVTRRLDDFSVENLGTCCIPKCGNCKCGKCSLGSNKYSLKEERELSLITQGLIHDSKTSQWTASYPWIKSPKTLPNNFTACMGTLRATEKRLAKRGVAYAKEYSDQISDMVERGVARKLTTDEIKDYQGPVHYIPHHEILRPDSKSTPIRIVFNSSASYMGHVLNDYYAKGPDMLCDLFGILLRFRQSPVAIVGDISKMYNSVLLSEADKMTHRFLWRDMNTTREPDHYCLQTVTFGDRPSGVIAMTALHKTAEMFKDKYPETAAMIINNSYVDDILHSCESAEEALERMKTTEEILKRGGFQMKQWVMSGSHDMTEDSKIIATEVEKVLGMIWEPKKDQFSYKVRSNFSTKRKKIRTGPDLTVEEIVQRIPKQLTKRMILSQVASLYHPLGLATPFTIRCKLLMRHLITRKQECKADEQLGWDEPIPDEMHVHWVNLFQDM; via the coding sequence atggatgaacagctgatgaAGGAGCGGACCATCGCCAAACGCAAGTTTACTAGGAAGGTCAACTTGTTAAAGGAGGCGCAAGGCCGGGATGACCGCTTGGAAGTGTTACGAGGTATTTATGATGACGTGTGCAAACAGTTCCTTGAAATTGAAAAAATTAATGAGCAGTTAGCTGAGTCTCTTGATACAAAGAAATCAAATTATGATGTGCTCATTAATGAACTTGATACTTATATCACTGATATTGAAAGGACAAAAATTCAGGCTCATGCAATAATAGCTAAAGTAACAAAGAAAGACAAAGCCAGTGTTGACGAAATGCACAAAGTGAGAATGCAGCGGTTAACTCCACCACATTTTGATGGCAAGATTCGTGATTATCCCACATTCTGTAAAGACTAtgaaagattaatgaaatcaGTATATGAAGATGATCCATATGTGTTGCGATCCTGTCTGTCGGGGGAGGCATTGGAGGTAGTTCACGGGGTGGATGACTCTTTTGATTCCATGATGAAAAGGTTGGATGCCAGGTATGGCAATCCAGCAAGACTAGTGCAGTCAGTCTTGAATGACATAAAGACATTAAAACCAATACCCGAGGACAATCCACGGAAATTCATGGATATGgtgagcatagttgagagagcctCTTTAGATTTAGAGAAAGTTAATTTGTCTGAAGAGATGAATACTGTTACTATGGTCAGTCATATAGAAAAGCTTCTCCCACCAATGCAGAAAAGAGAGTGGACTAAAATTTTGCAAACTCTAAAGgataaaagtaaaatgtttgaggagttACTGAAATATTTGTTGAAAGAGAAACAAGCACTAGAATACATGAATGATGACATTAGGGCAACTAACCCTAATAGTAAAGTGCATGTACACTCAGTGAACCTAGACAGTGAAACTGACGTATTCACTACAGCCATAACCCAGCTTCATGGAAAACAAAGCAAGATGGAGGAGTGTTTAGTTCATTTATCTAAGCAAATCTCTATGTTAACTGGAAATATGTCTGGAGTAGAGTCTCAAAGACCAGTTGAATGTTGGTACCATGGCACAGATACACATGATATTACTCAATGTACggtgtttcaaaaacttaaaagcaAGGAGAAGATTGATGCCGTATATAGGATGGGTGCCTGCTTCCTTTGTTTACAGTTAGGTCACAGGGGCCGCCGTCAATGTTCACAGAAATCTTTATGTGGTGAATGTGGGAGAGGCCACCATCAGATTCTCCATAATTGTTTTGGTAAAGAGCAGGGATACATAAACAGCAGTTTGTCACCAAAAAGGGGCGTTTTGTTAATAATAAGTTCAGTTTATGGTAACACACGACCCATAACTACCCTCTGGGACTCTGGTAGCAATACGTCACTCATAACTGATCGTATAGCAAAATTTATGGGCTTAAAAGGGAGAAGCATAAATTTGGCTGTTACTAAAGTAGGAAATGACTATCACAAATTTGAAACATTGGAATATGATGTTCCTCTTAATGATTTTCAAGGCCAAACTCATGTAATCAAAGCTTGTGGAATCGCAGAAATTACCTCAGAAACAGAACAGGTGGATATGGGTAGCATGGCAGATTTACTAGGAGTACAAGCTAAGAACATTGAACGTCCATATGGCAAAATTGATCTGTTGATCGCCGCTGATTACTGCAAATTATTCCCATCTGTGGTTAAAACTGTAGGTAACCTCCAACTATTGTGGGGACCATTTGGATACTGTATTAGAGGTTCGCACCCTAGATTAAAGGTGAAAGGTGTCGACTCTGCTCATGTTCTTGTTAGGATTAATCACATTGCTGCATGTACGGTAAATGATTtagttgttgaatcaaaagccAGTGTTACGAGAAGGCTTGATGACTTCTCTGTAGAAAATCTGGGGACATGTTGCATTCCAAAATGTGGCAACTGCAAATGTGGAAAGTGTTCCCTTGGAAGTAACAAATATAGTCttaaagaagaaagggaattgtcTCTAATAACACAAGGTTTAATACATGACTCAAAAACAAGTCAATGGACAGCTTCCTATCCATGGATAAAATCGCCAAAGACCTTGCCAAATAACTTCACAGCCTGCATGGGCACACTTAGAGCTACAGAAAAGAGATTAGCAAAAAGAGGAGTTGCATATGCAAAGGAATATAGTGATCAGATCAGTGACATGGTGGAGCGAGGTGTAGCTCGAAAATTGACTACAGATGAAATCAAGGACTATCAGGGCCCAGTACACTACATCCCtcatcatgaaatattaagaccagactctaaatccactcccatcagAATAGTGTTTAATTCTTCTGCCTCATACATGGGACACGTCTTGAATGACTATTATGCCAAGGGGCCTGATATGCTGTGTGATCTTTTTGGCATATTGCTTAGGTTTCGTCAGAGTCCGGTAGCAATTGTGGGAGATATCAGTAAAATGTATAATTCTGTACTCCTCTCTGAAGCGGATAAAATGACCCACCGGTTCTTGTGGCGAGATATGAACACTACCAGGGAGCCTGACCATTACTGTTTACAGACGGTAACTTTCGGTGACAGACCCAGTGGAGTGATTGCCATGACAGCCCTCCATAAAACTGCCGAAATGTTCAAAGACAAGTACCCGGAAACAGCTGCCATGATCATTAATAACTCGTATGTGGATGACAttcttcattcatgtgaaagtgcaGAGGAAGCCCTTGAAAGAATGAAAACGACCGAAGAGATCCTTAAAAGAGGAGGATTCCAGATGAAACAATGGGTAATGTCTGGAAGCCATGATATGACAGAAGATTCTAAGATAATTGCTACTGAGGTTGAAAAGGTACTAGGGATGATTTGGGAACCAAAGAAAGATCAATTCTCTTACAAAGTAAGGAGTAACTTTTCTACAAAACGCAAGAAGATCCGCACTGGTCCTGACCTAACAGtagaggaaatagtgcaaaggatACCCAAACAACTGACAAAAAGGATGATCCTAAGTCAAGTGGCGTCACTATACCACCCTCTAGGCCTTGCTACACCTTTCACGATACGATGTAAGCTATTAATGAGACATCTCATCACACGAAAACAAGAATGCAAAGCTGATGAGCAACTGGGTTGGGATGAACCAATCCCTGATGAAATGCATGTGCACTGGGTTAATTTGTTCCAAGATATGTAG
- the LOC139749294 gene encoding uncharacterized protein has product MILSQVASLYDPLGLATPFTIRCKLLMRHLITRKQECKADEQLGWDEPIPDEMHVHWVNLFQDMYALEDLKFRRCIKPDNALGNPTLVIYADASNIAYSTCAYIRFELKDGTFSAQLLAAKSRIAPIRQITTPDWSFVQQYCLLGYGR; this is encoded by the coding sequence ATGATCCTAAGTCAAGTGGCGTCACTATACGACCCTCTAGGCCTTGCTACACCTTTCACGATACGATGTAAGCTATTAATGAGACATCTCATCACACGAAAACAAGAATGCAAAGCTGATGAGCAACTGGGTTGGGATGAACCAATCCCTGATGAAATGCATGTGCACTGGGTTAATTTGTTCCAAGATATGTATGCCTTGGAGGATCTAAAATTTAGGCGGTGTATAAAGCCTGATAATGCACTTGGTAACCCCACACTTGTCATTTATGCTGATGCCAGCAATATTGCATACTCTACATGTGCATACATTCGCTTTGAACTGAAAGATGGCACATTTTCTGCTCAATTACTCGCAGCCAAGAGTCGAATTGCTCCCATTCGGCAAATAACTACTCCGGACTGGAGCTTTGTGCAGCAGTATTGTCTGCTAGGTTACGGAaggtaa
- the LOC139749297 gene encoding uncharacterized protein: MGRLRATEKRLAKRGVAYAKEYSDQISAMVERGGARKLTTYQIKDYQGPVHYIPHHEILRPDSKSTPIRIVFNSSASYMGHVLNDYYANGPDMLCDLFGILLSFRQSPVAIVGDISKMYNFVLLSEADEMTHRFLWRDMNTTREPDHFCLQTVTFGDRPSGVIAMTALHKTVEMFKDKYPETAAMIINNSYVDDILHSCESAEEALERLKTTEEILKGGGFQMKQWVMSGSHEMTEDSKIIATEVEKVLEMIWEPKKDQFSYKVRINFSTKRKKIRTGPDLTVEEIVQRIPKQLTKRMILSQVASLYDPSCLATPFTI; encoded by the coding sequence ATGGGCAGACTTAGAGCTACAGAAAAGAGATTAGCAAAAAGAGGAGTTGCATATGCAAAGGAATATAGTGATCAGATCAGTGCCATGGTGGAGCGAGGTGGAGCTCGAAAATTGACTACATATCAAATCAAGGACTATCAGGGCCCAGTACACTACATCCCtcatcatgaaatattaagaccagactctaaatccactcccatcagAATAGTGTTTAATTCTTCTGCCTCATACATGGGACACGTCTTGAATGACTATTATGCCAACGGGCCTGATATGCTGTGTGACCTTTTTGGCATATTGCTTAGTTTTCGTCAGAGTCCGGTAGCAATTGTGGGAGATATCAGTAAAATGTATAATTTTGTACTCCTCTCTGAAGCGGATGAAATGACCCACCGGTTCTTGTGGCGAGATATGAACACTACCAGGGAGCCTGACCATTTCTGTTTACAGACGGTAACTTTCGGTGACAGACCCAGTGGAGTGATTGCCATGACAGCCCTCCATAAAACTGTCGAAATGTTCAAAGACAAGTACCCGGAAACAGCTGCCATGATCATTAATAACTCGTATGTGGATGACAttcttcattcatgtgaaagtgcaGAGGAAGCCCTTGAAAGATTGAAAACGACCGAAGAGATCCTTAAAGGAGGAGGATTCCAGATGAAACAATGGGTAATGTCTGGAAGCCATGAAATGACAGAAGATTCTAAGATAATTGCTACTGAGGTTGAAAAGGTACTAGAGATGATTTGGGAACCAAAGAAAGATCAATTCTCTTACAAAGTAAGGATTAACTTTTCTACAAAACGCAAGAAGATCCGCACTGGTCCTGACCTAACAGtagaggaaatagtgcaaaggatACCTAAACAACTGACAAAAAGGATGATCCTAAGTCAAGTGGCGTCACTATACGACCCTTCATGCCTTGCTACACCTTTCACGATATGA